TCCAGCGTGACCGGCTGGCGCCGCCCGCCGGGCAGGGTGGCCGAGAGCGCGAGCGAGCCGTCCGGCCCGAGCGAGAAGTGCAGCTCCAGCTCGCCGCCGCGCTCGAGGATGAGGAACACGGTGCCCAGGAACTCGTTGTCCTGGGCGACGATGGAGGGGCCCTGGAAGAGGGCGAGCGCCACCGGGCCCGGCTGCACCTGCACCACCAGGCTCTTCTCGGCGGGCAGGCGCGTGTTGCGCGCGAGCACCGTCTGCAGCGCGCCGCTGCGCTCCGCCACCCCGATGGGCACCGAGAGCACCTCGGAGACGCGCGCCACCGGCTTGCCGCTCGCCTCCGCCTGCGCGAGCGAGTGGCCGAGCAGCGCGGCGCCGAGTGCCGGCGCGCCGAGCGGATCCACGTCCGTCTGCACCGCCACGCCGAGCATCTCCTGCACGCGCCGGCGCACCTGGGGCGACTGGCTCAGGCCGCCCACCAGCAGCACCGAGTCCAGGCCCTGCGGACCCAGCGCGCCGCCCTCGAGCACCGCGCGCGCGGTGAGCGCCACGCGGTCCGCGAGGTCCGCCGTCACCACCTGCAGCCGCTCGCGCGAGAGCGGGGGCAGGGGCTCGGTGGGGGCGCCCGCGCCCAGCTGCACCTCGGGCATCAGCGCCTCCTCCTCGTGGCTCAGCACCACCTTCATCTGCTCGGCCGCGCGCCGCAGCTGCTGCAGCGTGAGCACGTCCCCCGAGGGGCTGCCGCCGTAGGCGCGCAGGAGCGCCGCGAGCATGTCCGAGACGCGCGCGTCGAAGTCCAGGCCGCCCAGCGAGGAGTCGCCACCCGTCGTGATCACCTCGAGGTCGTCGCCGGTGATCTGCACCACGGCCGCGTCCACCGCGCTCGCGCCCAGGTCCATCACCAGCACGCGCTTGCGGGCGAGCCCCCGGCCCGCGCCGTACGCGAGCGCGGCCGCCGCCGGCGCATTCACCAGGCGCAGGACCTGGAGCCCCGCGCCCTGCGCCGCCTCGCGCAGCGCCGCGCGCTGGCGATCGCCGAAGTAGGCCGGCGCGCAGATGACCGCGCGGGTGACGGGGCGGCCGAGGAAGGCCTCCGCGCGCGCGCGCAGCTGGCCGAGCAGCCGCGAGGTGAGCTCGAGCACCGGCACGTCGCGCGCGCCCAGGTCCACGGCCACCTCGCCGCGGGCATCCGGCGACACGGTGAGCGGCATGCGCTCCACCAGCGCCTGCAGCGCCGCGGACGGGGCGCGCAGGCCCAGCAGGCGCGGCAGGGCCACGCCCGCGCCGTACAGCTCGTTCGTCAGCGCGCTCGCGCCCACGCGGAACTCGCGGCCGCTGGGGTCCAGCGCCACGGCGGCCGGCAGCTGCAGGCCTCCCTCGTCCGTGACGGGGACGAGGCGGGCGCGGCCCTCGTGGAACACGGCCGCGCGCGCCGAGTGCGCGCCCACGTCGATGCCCAGCACGGGCTCGCTGCCGGGAGAGGCGCTCGCTCCGGGGAGCGGCGCGGGCACGGGCTCGGCGACGGCGCGGCGGCGCGGCGCCTCGAGCTCGGGGCCTCGCGCTGCAGGTGCCGGGCGCGACTCGAGCGCGCGGGGGCCACCCGCGGCCGCTGCGGCGGGCGAGGCCGGGCCAGGCGCGGCGGCCGACGGGGCTGCTGCGGACGGAGATGCGGTCGCGGGGGCGCCCGGAGCGGAGGCCGGAGGCGCTGCGGCGGTGCGCGCACCCGGGGCACTCGCGGGCGCAGGCGGCGCGGCTCCGGCAGGGCTCGCAGCGGCGGAGGCGGTCGCGACGGGGGAAGTGCCCGAACCCGGAGCCGCGGGGCTCGCCGCGCCCGGGGGAGCGCCCGCACCGGGAGCCGCCGGGCCCGCGGGGCGTCCCGGAGCGGCAGGTGCGGCGCTGCCTGCGGCGGGGCGAGCCGCCGGGCCGCCGGGGCGCGGGGCACCCGTGGGCGCTGCGGGGCGGGGCGTGGGGCGCTCGGAGGCCGGCGCGCCGGCGGTGCCGGCCTGGATCGCCGCTGCGAGCGGCGCCGGCAGGGAGTCCAGGCGCATCACCGTGGAGACGGAGGGCAGGGTGTCGGTGGCGGCGCGCAGCTCCTCGGGAGAGGGGACCGTGCGCGGGGGCGGCTCCGCCGGGGGCGTGGCGGCCGCGGGCGCCGCGGGCGGTGCAGCGGCCGGCGCGGGGCCGGGCCGGGACGCCGCCGCGCCGCCCTGGGTGCGGCGCGCGAGGATGCGGTCCACGAGCGCCTTGCTCGGGGCATCCAGGCGGGTGAAGCGCACGGTCATGCCGGTGCGGCCGCTCGCCTCGTCGCCCTGCACCTTCACCACCACGCCCTCGCCGCGCAGCATGCGGGCGCCATCGGCGAGGAGGAACTCGAAGGCGAGCGCGGTGCCCTCCGGCTTGGGCGCACGCGTGGCGATGAAGACGCCGCCGCGTGCGACATTGCTCCCGTACCGCTCGAGGAACTCGTCCTCGCTCTGGTAGGGCAGGCGCACGCGCAAAGGGAGCAGCTTGGCGTCACTCATCCGGCGAAGTCCCCCCCGGGACTCGACTGCGACAAACGTGGGGAAAGGCAGCGGGTGGGCGGCTGTGGGGCCGGGGAGGAGTCCTCCTCCCAGCCCCGGAAGCTCCCCCGGTCCGAGCCCGCTGGCAAGTTCCCGCCCCGGCCGGTCTCGGCGGGGGCGGGGTGGAAAGGACCCGGGCTAGGCGCTCGGCTTGGCGCCCTGGACCAGCTCGTACAGCTTGTCGAGCGCGGCCGCGATGCGCGAGGGATCGGCGCCGCCGGCCTGGGCCATGTCCGGCTTGCCGCCGCCCTTGCCGCCCACCTCCTTGGCCATCTCGCGCACCAGGTCTCCGGCCTTGATGCCGCGCGCGACCACGTCCTTCGTCGCGGCCACGAGGATGAGCGCCTTGCCGTCCTTCTCGCCGCCGATGGCCACCACGCCGGACTGCAGCCGGTCGCGCAGCTGGTCGGCGAGGCCGCGGAACACGTCCGCGTCCGCCGGGTCCACGCGGGTGGCGAGCACCTTCATGCCGTTCACGTCGCGCGCCTGGGAGAGCAGGTCCTTGCTGCTCGCGGCCTGCGCCTTGAGCTGCACCTCCTCCACCTTCTTCTCCAGCTCCTTGGTGCGCTTGAGCGTGGCCTCCACGCGCTTGACCAGCTCGCGGGGGGACGCCTTGAGCAGCTCGGCCGCGTGGCGCATCTCGCGCTCGGTCTCGCGCAGGTAGGCGAGCGCGCCCACGCCGGTGACGGCGGTGATGCGGCGCACGCCCGAGGCGATGCCGCTCTCGCTCACGATCTTGAAGAGCCCGATGTCGCCGCTGCGCTTCACGTGCGTGCCGCCGCACAGCTCGGTGGACTCGGGGTGCACGGTGACCACGCGCACCGTCTCGCCGTACTTCTCGCCGAACATCGCCACCGCGCCGGACTTCTTCGCCTCGTCCAGCTTCATCAGCTTCGTCTGGGCCTCGGTGTTCTCGCGCACCCAGTCGTTGACCAGGTCCTCCACCTTCTCCAGCTGCTCGGGGCTGGGAGCGGCGAAGTGCGTGTAGTCGAAGCGCAGGTAGTCCGGAGCGACGACGCTGCCCGCCTGCTTCACGTGCTCGCCCAGCACGATCTTGAGCGCGCGGTGCAGCAGGTGGGTGGCCGAGTGGTTCGCGCGGATGGAGGTGCGGCGCATCGCGTCCACGCCCGCCTGCACCATCTCGTTCACCCGGAAGGCGCCCTCGGTGACCTGCACCTTGTGCACCACGAGCCCGCTCACCGGCTTCTGGGTGTCCTGCACCTGGGCCACGCTCTTGCCGCCGTTGCCCACGATGCGGCCGGTGTCACCCACCTGTCCGCCGGACTCGCCGTAGAAGGGCGTGCGGTCGAGCAGCAGCTCCGCCGTGTCGCCGGCCTTCACCTCGTTGACCTCGACCCCGTCCTTGAGCAGCGCCTTGATGGTGCCCTCGCCCTCGTGGCCCCGGGTCTCGTAGCCGAGGAAGTCGGTGGCCCCGAGCCGCTCGAGCAGCTGCGCGTAGGCGGCGCCCACGGCCTTGTCGCCCGAGCCCGCGAACTCGCCCTGGTCGCGCTGCTTCGCCATGCGGGCCTCGTAGCCCGCCTGGTCGATGTCGAAGCCGCGCTCGCGCGCGATGATCTGCGTGAGATCCCACGGGAAGCCGTGCGTGTCGTGCAGGAAGAAGACGGCCTCGCCGGAGAGCATCTTCTCGCCGCTCTGCTTCAGGCGCGCCGTCTCCTCGTCGATCATGCGCAGGCCGCGGTCCAGCGTGCGCCGGAAGCTCTCCTCCTCGTGGCGGCACACCTCGAGCACGAAGGCGCGGTTCTCCTTGAGCTCGGGGAAGGCCTCGCCCATCACCTCGATGACCCGGTCCACCGTCTTCGGGAAGAAGACCTCGTGGAGGCCGAGCTTCGCGCCGTGGCGCACGGCGCGGCGCATGATGCGGCGCAGGACGTAGCCGCGGCCCTCGTTGGAGGGCTGCACGCCGTCCGAGATGAGGAAGGCGGCCGCGCGGCTGTGGTCCGCGATGACGCGCATGGAGGCGCTGAGCTCCTCCTCGGGGCGGTAGGGGCGGCCCGCGAGCTCCGCCACGCGCGCCAGGATGGCCTGGAACAGGTCCGTGTCGTAGTTGGAGCGCTTGCCCTGGACGACGGACGCCATGCGCTCGAGGCCCGCGCCCGTGTCGATGGAGGGCTTGGGCAAGGGCACCAGCGGCGCGTCCTTCTCCTTGCGCTCGAACTGCATGAACACGAGGTTCCAGATCTCGAGCCAGCGGTCGCAGTCGCACGCCACGCCCTCGCAGGCGCGGCCCGCGGCCTCCTCCGCGCAGGGCACGTCGTTGCCCTGGAAGTAGTGGATCTCCGAGCAGGGACCGCAGGGGCCGGTGTCGCCCATGGCCCAGAAGTTGTCCTTGTAGCCGAGCTTGTAGATGCGCTCGCGGGCCACGCCCGTCTTCGCCCACAGCGCGTAGGCCTCCTCATCCCAGGGCAGGCCCTTCTCGCCGTTGAACACGGTGACGGCGAGCCGGCTCACGTCCAGCCCCAGCGTCTTCGTCACGAACTCCCACGCGTACGCGATGGCGTCCGCCTTGAAGTAGTCGCCGAAGGAGAAGTTGCCGAGCATCTCGAAGAACGTGTGGTGGCGCGCGGTGAAGCCCACATTGTCGAGGTCGTTGTGCTTGCCGCCGGCGCGCACGCACTTCTGGGAGCTGGTGGCGCGGCTGTAGTCGCGCTTCTCGCGGCCGGTGAAGACGTCCTTGAACTGCACCATGCCGGCGTTGGTGAAGAGCAGGGTGGGGTCGTTCTGGGGAACGAGCGGCGACGACGCAATGCGGCGATGGCCGCGCTCCTCGAAGAAGCGCAGGAAGGCCTCGCGGATCTGAGCAGCGGTGAGGACGGAGGGCATGGTGTGGGTATAGCGCAGCAGGCGCGGGGATTCCCCGGGAACCTGCGGGCCGCTCTGCCCCTCGTGCCGCAGGCGGTGCGACAGGGTGCGCAAGGGGGTTTCGTTTTCCAGTGAACTCCGGCTAGAAGGGCTGCCCGGCGCCCGGCCGGAGGGGTCCGGGCCCAGCGGTCCAGGGCTTGCTGTACCCGGCCCCCCATGCGGACGAGGCTCCCGGTGCTCCAGTACAGATGGCCGTGTTTTCGAGCCCTTGCGCTCCTGCTGGGGGCCTGTGCCGGGCTCCTCCCCGGGCTCGCCCATCCCGCGCCGCGGATGCTGGCGGTGTCGCTCGGAGACTGTGCGGACCCGGAGCTGCGCGCGGTGGCGCGCACCCTGGACGAGAAGCTGCGGGGGCGGCTGGGCACGGCCGGCGCGGGGGCGGCGGAGCTCGCGCAGGGCCTGCGCCCCGAGGCCACCCGGACCCCGGACGAGCTGCGCCGGCAGCTCGAGGCGGCCGAGACCCAGTTCTACAACGCGCGCAACGCGGCGGCGGCGCGCCAGCTGACCGAGGCGCTCGCGGACATCGAGCGGCTGGCGCCCGGCGAGGAGCGGCGGGGGCTGGCCATCGAGGCGCGCCTGCTGCAGGCCCAGGTGCTGCGCGCCATGGGCCGCTTCGGCGAGGCGGACGAGTCCTTCCGCCACGTGCTGCGGCTCGCGCCGAACTACCGGCTGGACGTGAACTACTTCGCCCCCAGCACGCGCGCGGCCTTCGAGAAGGTGCGCAAGGGGCTGCAGGCGCTGGCGCCCACGCTGCTGCAGGTGGGCTCCACGCCGGCCGGCGCGGAGGTGTACCTGGACGGGGTGGCCGTGGGGCGCACGCCCTTCAAGGGGAGCTTTCCGCCCGGCCCCTACCAGCTGCAGGTGGTGAAGGGCGCGGGCCGCTCCTTCCCGCGGCCGCTGCAGCTGCCCGAGGGGGGCACCGCGCTCGAGCAGCAGGTGGACCTGGGCTTCGAGGGCTCGGTGCAGGCGGGGCAGCCGCTGTGCCTCCAGGGGCGCGAGGGGACGGCAGACCCGCTGCGCCCAGCGGTGAAGCTCGGGGCGCTCCTGGGGGTGGAGGAGATCGTGGTGCTGCGGCTGCAGCGCCAGCTCGGGGGCCCCGGGTGGGTGACGGCCTCGCTGCTCAACGCCCAGGGCGGCCAGCGCGTGCGCGAGGGCAGCCTCAAGACGGGCGCCGGCGCGGGCGCCGAGGCGGACGCTGCGCTCGCAGACCTCGCGCTCTTCATCGTGACGGGGCAGGGGGCGCCCGGCGTGGTGCAGGGGCCGGCGCAGCTCGTCCAGGCCCCCGCGCCGCCGCCGCCGCCCGCCGCTGCGCCGGCGCTCGCGGCCGCGCAGGCCCGTACGCCCGCGGACCCGGGGCAGGCCGCGAAGCGGCGCCAGGTCCTGCGGGTGGGCAGCTACGTGGCCGGCGGCGCCGCGCTCGCGGCGTTCACCACCGCCGGCGTGCTCTACGAGCGCTCGCAGGCCGAGCGCGAGGTGCTCGCGCTGCGCGCGCCCGACGGCGTGCTGCGCGCGGACGATGTGCCGGGGGCCCAGCTGTACCGCGACCTGCAGAGCCGCGGGCGCACCATCACCGGCCTCGTCGTGGGCGGCGGCGTGGCCGCGCTCGCCGGCGGCGCCCTCTACTTCTTCTCGCGCGAGCCGGAGGGGCACCTCCAGGTGTCCGCGGGGCTCGCGCCCGACGCGATGGGAGTGCAGGTCCATGGCCAGTTCTGAGAACGCCGGGCGGGCGCGCGCCGCGCGCGGCGCCCTCCTGCTGCTCGCGCTCGCGCTGGGCGGCTGCAACCTCGGCGGGGCGGTGACCGCCTGCAGCGAGGACAGCGACTGCCCCGAGAGCAGCCACTGCGACGCCGAGCTCGAGGCGTGCGTGAGCGGCGTAGGCGATGCGGCCGCGCCGGACGCCGGCGCACCGGACGCGGGGCGCTGACGTGAACCGATCCTTCGAGGTGCTCCCGATGCGCCCTCTCCAGACCCTGCTCGCCCTGCTGGCCCTCACCGCCGCCGCGGCTCTCGCCGGCTGCGGCCTGCCCGCCTCCTGCGCGGAGCAGTCCGAGTGTCCCCAGGCCACCGTGTGCGCGCTGGGGCAGTGCCGGCTCGCGTGCCCCTGCGCAGACGGCGAGCAGTGCGTGGACGGCGCCTGCTACGCCGAGCAGTGCGCCGCGGGCGTGGTGTGCGCCGCCGGCACGGTGTGCGTGGGCGAGAGCTGTGGGGACCCGCAGTGCGGTGGCCAGGACTGCGGCGACAAGGTGTGCGACCCGCAGTCGCACGCGTGCGTGGAGTGCCTCGGCGACGCGCAGTGCCCGTGGGCGAGCTTTCACTGCGACGCCGCGGCCGGCGCGTGCGTGTGCCGCGCCACCGAGACGACGGAGGAGAGCTGCGCGGACGGCGCGGACAACGACTGCGACCGCGCGGCGGACTGCGCGGATACCTCCTGCGATGCGCGCGCCTGCGAGGGCGGGGGCACCTGCCGCCAGGGCGCCTGCTGCCACGCGAAGACCACCCGCGAGGAGAACTGCTCGGACGGCGTGGACGACGACTGCGAC
This genomic interval from Aggregicoccus sp. 17bor-14 contains the following:
- a CDS encoding Hsp70 family protein — protein: MSDAKLLPLRVRLPYQSEDEFLERYGSNVARGGVFIATRAPKPEGTALAFEFLLADGARMLRGEGVVVKVQGDEASGRTGMTVRFTRLDAPSKALVDRILARRTQGGAAASRPGPAPAAAPPAAPAAATPPAEPPPRTVPSPEELRAATDTLPSVSTVMRLDSLPAPLAAAIQAGTAGAPASERPTPRPAAPTGAPRPGGPAARPAAGSAAPAAPGRPAGPAAPGAGAPPGAASPAAPGSGTSPVATASAAASPAGAAPPAPASAPGARTAAAPPASAPGAPATASPSAAAPSAAAPGPASPAAAAAGGPRALESRPAPAARGPELEAPRRRAVAEPVPAPLPGASASPGSEPVLGIDVGAHSARAAVFHEGRARLVPVTDEGGLQLPAAVALDPSGREFRVGASALTNELYGAGVALPRLLGLRAPSAALQALVERMPLTVSPDARGEVAVDLGARDVPVLELTSRLLGQLRARAEAFLGRPVTRAVICAPAYFGDRQRAALREAAQGAGLQVLRLVNAPAAAALAYGAGRGLARKRVLVMDLGASAVDAAVVQITGDDLEVITTGGDSSLGGLDFDARVSDMLAALLRAYGGSPSGDVLTLQQLRRAAEQMKVVLSHEEEALMPEVQLGAGAPTEPLPPLSRERLQVVTADLADRVALTARAVLEGGALGPQGLDSVLLVGGLSQSPQVRRRVQEMLGVAVQTDVDPLGAPALGAALLGHSLAQAEASGKPVARVSEVLSVPIGVAERSGALQTVLARNTRLPAEKSLVVQVQPGPVALALFQGPSIVAQDNEFLGTVFLILERGGELELHFSLGPDGSLALSATLPGGRRQPVTLDARDPGDVARAELIARSPLGAPLAEEPQRPQGLLTGIKKLFGR
- the alaS gene encoding alanine--tRNA ligase, with product MPSVLTAAQIREAFLRFFEERGHRRIASSPLVPQNDPTLLFTNAGMVQFKDVFTGREKRDYSRATSSQKCVRAGGKHNDLDNVGFTARHHTFFEMLGNFSFGDYFKADAIAYAWEFVTKTLGLDVSRLAVTVFNGEKGLPWDEEAYALWAKTGVARERIYKLGYKDNFWAMGDTGPCGPCSEIHYFQGNDVPCAEEAAGRACEGVACDCDRWLEIWNLVFMQFERKEKDAPLVPLPKPSIDTGAGLERMASVVQGKRSNYDTDLFQAILARVAELAGRPYRPEEELSASMRVIADHSRAAAFLISDGVQPSNEGRGYVLRRIMRRAVRHGAKLGLHEVFFPKTVDRVIEVMGEAFPELKENRAFVLEVCRHEEESFRRTLDRGLRMIDEETARLKQSGEKMLSGEAVFFLHDTHGFPWDLTQIIARERGFDIDQAGYEARMAKQRDQGEFAGSGDKAVGAAYAQLLERLGATDFLGYETRGHEGEGTIKALLKDGVEVNEVKAGDTAELLLDRTPFYGESGGQVGDTGRIVGNGGKSVAQVQDTQKPVSGLVVHKVQVTEGAFRVNEMVQAGVDAMRRTSIRANHSATHLLHRALKIVLGEHVKQAGSVVAPDYLRFDYTHFAAPSPEQLEKVEDLVNDWVRENTEAQTKLMKLDEAKKSGAVAMFGEKYGETVRVVTVHPESTELCGGTHVKRSGDIGLFKIVSESGIASGVRRITAVTGVGALAYLRETEREMRHAAELLKASPRELVKRVEATLKRTKELEKKVEEVQLKAQAASSKDLLSQARDVNGMKVLATRVDPADADVFRGLADQLRDRLQSGVVAIGGEKDGKALILVAATKDVVARGIKAGDLVREMAKEVGGKGGGKPDMAQAGGADPSRIAAALDKLYELVQGAKPSA
- a CDS encoding PEGA domain-containing protein, giving the protein MSLGDCADPELRAVARTLDEKLRGRLGTAGAGAAELAQGLRPEATRTPDELRRQLEAAETQFYNARNAAAARQLTEALADIERLAPGEERRGLAIEARLLQAQVLRAMGRFGEADESFRHVLRLAPNYRLDVNYFAPSTRAAFEKVRKGLQALAPTLLQVGSTPAGAEVYLDGVAVGRTPFKGSFPPGPYQLQVVKGAGRSFPRPLQLPEGGTALEQQVDLGFEGSVQAGQPLCLQGREGTADPLRPAVKLGALLGVEEIVVLRLQRQLGGPGWVTASLLNAQGGQRVREGSLKTGAGAGAEADAALADLALFIVTGQGAPGVVQGPAQLVQAPAPPPPPAAAPALAAAQARTPADPGQAAKRRQVLRVGSYVAGGAALAAFTTAGVLYERSQAEREVLALRAPDGVLRADDVPGAQLYRDLQSRGRTITGLVVGGGVAALAGGALYFFSREPEGHLQVSAGLAPDAMGVQVHGQF